The DNA region TAGGTCGGGCGATCTTCACCGACTGGTGGGCGGCTACCCTGGCCCCGGCCACCGGATGCCGGTATGCTGCCAGGTAATGCGCCGCAATATTAGACCGGGAGACGTCATTGTCAGTGAACCTCCAAAAGGTGCCGGTGCCGGCCTGGTCATAAGATA from Clostridia bacterium includes:
- a CDS encoding HNH endonuclease, with the protein product MAEDFQAALDQIFGRSEGDFVEVRSGDLHRLVGGYPGPGHRMPVCCQVMRRNIRPGDVIVSEPPKGAGAGLVIRYRLPR